In a genomic window of Erigeron canadensis isolate Cc75 chromosome 5, C_canadensis_v1, whole genome shotgun sequence:
- the LOC122600802 gene encoding cytochrome P450 93A2-like, which yields MADLEAYFPIIFASLIPIILVWAFSKPTRPKFHVLPTPFALPIIGHLHLLLSIPHQALYKLSFRYGPIFRLYLGSQPCVVACSPEIAKEFLKTNEHVYLDRPVNSNADYISYGNKGMVFGPYGPYWKFIKKLVMSNLLNGKTLAMLSSVRHEEINSFVSLISKKAKVGEAVYLGTELMKLNNNVISRMLMGDRCLDDKEYMMKLVEDLAETVGNFNLSDYIWLFKSLDLQGLGKRAKNFRVRFDAMMNKIIKEHEEARKHKEINKEAKDLLHILLDIQQDESMEIKLSMENIKAFILDIYLGGTHSAASTVEWGLSELINHPNIMKKAIEEIHQVVGGNRLLQESDIPNLPYLQAIVKETLRLHPAAPVIPRQSTEDFMVAGYHIPAKTDIFINVWALGRDPNHWENPYEFWPERFQENDLDVRGQHFHMLPFGSGKRLCPGISLAQFMIHTTLGAMIQCFDWKAGKDGNLPSVDMKEGLGLTITRANRLICVPVTRYDPIPVSNITC from the exons ATGGCTGACTTAGAAGCTTACTTTCCAATCATCTTTGCATCCCTCATACCTATTATCTTGGTCTGGGCATTTTCCAAACCCACTCGACCTAAATTTCATGTTCTGCCAACCCCATTTGCCCTTCCTATTATTGGACATCTCCACCTATTATTATCGATCCCGCACCAAGCTCTTTACAAGCTTTCGTTTCGATATGGGCCTATATTTCGTCTCTATCTTGGCTCTCAGCCTTGTGTTGTTGCTTGTTCGCCAGAAATTGCAAAAGAATTCCTTAAAACAAACGAACATGTGTACTTAGATCGACCCGTTAACTCAAACGCAGATTACATTAGTTATGGAAACAAAGGCATGGTGTTTGGTCCTTATGGACCTTATTGGAAGTTCATTAAAAAGTTAGTCATGTCAAATCTTTTAAATGGTAAAACACTTGCCATGCTTAGTTCAGTTAGGCATGAAGAAATTAATAGTTTTGTAAGCTTAATATCAAAAAAAGCCAAAGTTGGGGAGGCTGTGTATCTTGGTACGGAGTTGATGAAGTTGAATAACAATGTGATATCAAGAATGCTTATGGGTGATAGATGTCTAGATGATAAGGAGTATATGATGAAGTTGGTAGAAGATCTTGCTGAGACAGTAGGAAACTTTAACCTTTCTGATTACATATGGTTGTTTAAGAGTCTTGATTTGCAGGGCTTAGGGAAAAGGGCGAAGAATTTTCGTGTAAGATTTGATGCAATGATGAATAAGATCATAAAAGAGCATGAAGAGGCAAGAAAACACAAGGAGATCAATAAAGAAGCCAAAGACTTGCTTCACATTTTACTCGATATACAACAAGACGAGAGCATGGAAATAAAGTTGAGCATGGAGAACATCAAAGCCTTCATCCTG GACATATATCTTGGAGGAACACACAGTGCAGCGAGCACAGTAGAATGGGGTTTATCGGAACTAATCAATCATCCAAATATCATGAAAAAGGCAATTGAGGAAATACATCAAGTTGTTGGAGGAAACAGACTGTTGCAAGAGTCAGACATACCAAACCTTCCTTACCTCCAAGCAATTGTGAAGGAAACATTACGTCTCCATCCAGCTGCTCCAGTGATTCCAAGACAATCAACAGAAGACTTCATGGTGGCGGGTTACCATATTCCAGCAAAAACTGATATTTTTATCAATGTGTGGGCCCTTGGTAGAGACCCGAACCATTGGGAAAATCCATATGAATTCTGGCCTGAAAGATTCCAAGAAAACGACTTAGATGTGAGAGGGCAACACTTTCACATGTTGCCATTTGGTAGTGGGAAGAGGCTTTGTCCCGGAATTTCACTAGCACAGTTCATGATACACACAACACTTGGTGCAATGATTCAATGTTTCGACTGGAAGGCTGGAAAAGATGGAAATCTACCAAGTGTCGATATGAAAGAGGGGTTAGGGCTCACGATTACTAGAGCTAACCGTTTGATTTGTGTCCCGGTGACTCGTTACGATCCTATCCCAGTTTCGAATATAACATGTTAA